In Fervidobacterium thailandense, a genomic segment contains:
- a CDS encoding OmpH family outer membrane protein, protein MKRYFFPVILVILTIFAVVVGTAQDSKSGPKLGYIDPNRVLQNYDKWINFQKQIQDEINKYQAELDKIKDQNLKQQKYLEYQQIINQKIAQTQQQIEAEILQKVKEFAEVMGYDFIFNSTTMAYGSQAYNITDAFLRYLRTAKK, encoded by the coding sequence GTGAAGAGGTACTTTTTCCCAGTTATTTTGGTGATTCTCACGATTTTTGCAGTCGTCGTTGGTACAGCGCAGGATTCGAAAAGCGGTCCAAAACTTGGGTATATCGATCCAAACAGGGTCCTTCAAAACTACGATAAGTGGATCAACTTCCAAAAACAGATACAGGACGAGATAAACAAATACCAGGCGGAACTTGATAAGATCAAAGACCAGAACCTCAAGCAGCAGAAATACCTCGAGTACCAGCAAATAATCAACCAAAAGATAGCCCAAACGCAGCAGCAAATCGAAGCGGAGATACTTCAAAAGGTCAAAGAATTCGCCGAGGTCATGGGATACGACTTCATTTTCAACAGTACCACGATGGCGTACGGTAGCCAGGCTTACAACATAACGGATGCGTTTCTCAGGTACCTGAGAACGGCGAAGAAATGA
- the lptB gene encoding LPS export ABC transporter ATP-binding protein: MSRIVCQNISKRFGRKLVLNDVSIEANTGEVVGLLGPNGSGKTTLFNIILGVVVPNKGKIFFDDINITNLPIHKRARLGITYLQQETSVFRELTVEDNIKAIIEYQKMSKAERRELIDFTLEEFGILDLKKQYAYSLSGGEKRRLELARMMVLRPKFVLLDEPFIGIDPKTVKEIQRIVVDLKQRGIGVIITDHSVDALRPIVDRLYVIHKGQVLASGAPEEVFENEIVKSVYLGE; this comes from the coding sequence ATGAGCCGAATTGTTTGTCAAAACATCTCGAAGAGATTCGGTCGAAAGCTCGTGTTAAACGATGTTTCCATCGAGGCTAATACCGGAGAAGTAGTGGGATTGCTCGGACCGAACGGTTCGGGCAAGACCACTTTATTCAACATCATCCTTGGGGTTGTCGTGCCAAACAAGGGAAAGATATTTTTTGACGACATTAACATCACCAACCTTCCGATACACAAACGCGCAAGGTTGGGGATAACTTATCTACAACAGGAAACGTCCGTCTTCCGTGAACTGACCGTTGAGGACAACATTAAGGCGATTATAGAATACCAGAAAATGAGTAAGGCCGAGAGAAGAGAGTTAATCGATTTCACCTTGGAGGAGTTCGGTATACTCGATCTGAAGAAACAGTATGCTTATTCTCTCTCCGGTGGTGAAAAGCGAAGGCTCGAGCTTGCACGGATGATGGTACTCCGGCCAAAGTTTGTTTTACTCGACGAGCCGTTCATAGGTATTGACCCGAAGACGGTAAAGGAAATACAGCGTATAGTAGTCGATCTCAAGCAACGTGGGATAGGCGTGATTATCACCGACCACTCAGTTGATGCACTCAGACCGATCGTCGATAGGCTGTACGTGATACATAAGGGCCAGGTCCTTGCTTCGGGAGCACCCGAGGAGGTCTTTGAGAACGAGATCGTCAAAAGTGTATACTTGGGAGAGTAA
- a CDS encoding TIGR03936 family radical SAM-associated protein, whose product MQIVLQFKKTGFLRFLSGIETSNAIVKLLRRANLPMEYSQGFNPQPKVSFLDSAPTGVIDLALFVGVKLREPVPQEFAEFDTETIKRRINDVSLKNLSLERVFVSDIDLNKAATHFEYTLICREKPNLAERLRKHSGKEFVPMEVVEDLQIILKGKLYVVKYKVGRSNLFNPYLVHGVFLAIRRRAFAGGKDLVEVLGESANQLRSDAVGSHNIRRDKA is encoded by the coding sequence ATGCAGATAGTACTACAGTTCAAAAAAACTGGTTTCCTGAGGTTTCTCTCGGGCATCGAGACTTCCAATGCCATAGTTAAACTTTTGAGACGTGCCAATCTACCGATGGAGTACTCTCAGGGGTTCAACCCACAACCGAAGGTTTCATTCCTCGACTCAGCACCAACGGGAGTAATTGATCTGGCACTCTTTGTCGGTGTGAAGTTACGAGAACCAGTCCCACAGGAGTTTGCAGAGTTCGATACGGAAACCATTAAAAGGCGTATAAATGATGTATCGTTGAAAAATCTTTCGCTTGAAAGAGTGTTCGTTTCGGATATCGACTTGAACAAGGCTGCAACCCATTTTGAGTACACGTTGATTTGTCGCGAGAAACCGAACCTGGCCGAGCGGCTTAGAAAACACTCCGGAAAAGAGTTCGTCCCAATGGAAGTGGTCGAGGACTTGCAGATCATTTTGAAAGGAAAGTTGTATGTGGTAAAATATAAGGTTGGACGGTCGAACCTTTTCAATCCTTACTTGGTACACGGAGTCTTTCTGGCTATACGAAGGAGAGCTTTTGCAGGCGGTAAAGACCTCGTCGAAGTGTTGGGGGAATCGGCCAATCAATTACGTTCCGATGCGGTTGGTAGTCACAACATTCGGAGGGATAAGGCATGA
- a CDS encoding response regulator encodes MKVLVVDDSDVLRKITVFNLKKLGMEVEEAVDGIDGLEKMRQWQPDIVILDIMMPRMDGFTVLKEMKKDERIKDIPVIVLTAKGGQNDEEIALSLGAKKVMTKPFSPTQLVEEVKSIVGKK; translated from the coding sequence ATGAAAGTACTTGTTGTAGACGATTCTGATGTTCTCAGGAAGATAACGGTCTTCAATTTGAAGAAGCTGGGAATGGAGGTTGAGGAGGCTGTCGATGGTATCGATGGTCTTGAAAAGATGAGGCAATGGCAGCCGGATATTGTGATATTGGATATAATGATGCCCAGAATGGATGGATTCACCGTGCTGAAGGAAATGAAGAAAGATGAAAGGATAAAGGACATTCCTGTTATCGTACTCACGGCAAAGGGTGGCCAGAACGACGAGGAGATCGCGCTGTCACTCGGTGCGAAAAAGGTTATGACCAAACCTTTCAGCCCCACCCAGCTTGTCGAGGAGGTCAAAAGTATTGTCGGGAAAAAGTGA
- a CDS encoding PP2C family protein-serine/threonine phosphatase, which produces MSGKSEDFCRECVGIFLSKLEGFAKFFDFEFAKCESVDELLGELERFKSHVEKWMNDLQVNNLALQQLIDAQLEELSAAYEGLSALFEINKIISSVNEPWLILGSVLRVLKNAVNYSSAIVWIRLNEDVYYEHQGDTAIIEKLQAVARSTNETLFADSDPELGGYIIVPLASELGSYGFIALASGTKKMLTAGDKKITEAVAQLLLSAIDRYIMLQREIEKKRLEEQLAIARNIQQGLLPSKFPRTARFEVYGKSVPAVQVGGDYYDVLEMDDGSIMCCLADVSGKGLPAALIMSSFRTMFRLSTAITRDLVNLAGQFDRMISGDFEVGRFITAVIFKISPDGLMEVVNAGHDPIYVLRGGNLIKIESTGTPFGILGEGFYEIERLQLSSGDLIVTYTDGIVEARNVKEEEYGFQRFEEFILRNRYLKVEDFVEKLFGSVMEFSQGMPQHDDTTALVVRYVG; this is translated from the coding sequence TTGTCGGGAAAAAGTGAAGACTTCTGCAGAGAGTGCGTTGGGATCTTCCTCTCCAAGCTCGAAGGTTTTGCAAAATTTTTCGACTTCGAGTTTGCTAAGTGTGAAAGTGTGGATGAGCTCTTGGGCGAGTTGGAGAGGTTTAAATCTCACGTTGAGAAATGGATGAACGATCTTCAGGTGAACAATTTGGCCCTTCAACAACTTATAGATGCGCAACTGGAAGAACTATCGGCTGCGTATGAAGGGCTTTCAGCACTGTTTGAAATAAACAAGATAATCTCATCCGTAAACGAACCGTGGCTCATCCTGGGAAGTGTGCTCAGAGTGCTCAAGAACGCCGTTAACTACTCGTCCGCGATCGTCTGGATAAGGTTGAACGAAGACGTTTACTACGAACATCAAGGTGATACGGCGATAATCGAGAAACTACAAGCTGTTGCAAGGTCGACAAACGAAACATTGTTCGCCGATTCGGATCCCGAACTGGGTGGTTACATCATCGTTCCGCTGGCTTCGGAGCTCGGCTCGTATGGATTCATCGCGCTCGCTTCCGGTACTAAGAAGATGCTCACAGCGGGTGACAAGAAGATAACGGAAGCGGTTGCCCAGCTACTACTTTCCGCAATCGATAGGTACATAATGCTCCAGAGGGAGATAGAGAAGAAGAGGCTCGAAGAACAACTTGCGATCGCGCGTAACATCCAGCAAGGGCTCTTGCCGAGTAAATTCCCGAGGACCGCGCGATTCGAGGTGTACGGAAAGAGTGTTCCGGCCGTTCAAGTTGGTGGTGATTACTACGACGTTCTGGAGATGGACGATGGCTCGATAATGTGCTGTTTGGCGGACGTTTCGGGAAAAGGATTACCTGCCGCGTTGATCATGTCCTCTTTCAGAACGATGTTCAGGCTCTCAACAGCGATAACACGCGATCTTGTGAATCTGGCGGGACAGTTCGATAGGATGATAAGCGGTGACTTTGAGGTTGGTAGGTTCATCACGGCCGTCATTTTCAAAATTTCCCCGGATGGTTTGATGGAAGTTGTGAACGCAGGGCACGATCCAATTTACGTACTGAGAGGCGGTAATTTGATAAAGATAGAGTCCACGGGCACACCTTTTGGGATACTGGGTGAAGGCTTCTACGAGATCGAGAGATTACAACTCTCTTCGGGGGATCTGATCGTCACGTACACCGACGGAATTGTCGAGGCGCGGAACGTGAAGGAAGAGGAGTATGGGTTCCAGCGCTTCGAGGAGTTTATCCTGAGAAATAGATACCTGAAGGTCGAAGACTTTGTGGAAAAGTTGTTCGGCTCAGTTATGGAGTTCTCGCAGGGAATGCCACAGCACGATGATACAACGGCTTTAGTTGTTCGATACGTTGGATAA
- the efp gene encoding elongation factor P yields MIEVGDLEKGMYIKYEGEIYRVIDVNKHFRARGSGLIRTKLKNLMTGLIRDVNFASGEKVEEAELAFRKAEYLYNDGENFYFMDLQTYEQYSIPAEELEEEKYYLIENTPVDIIMHDEKPIGIQLPTTVVLEVVETEPNFKGDTVSGGGKPAVLQTGLRITVPFFINVGDKIKVDTRTGEYIERA; encoded by the coding sequence ATGATCGAAGTCGGAGATCTTGAGAAAGGGATGTACATCAAGTACGAGGGAGAGATTTACAGGGTCATAGATGTGAACAAACATTTCAGGGCCAGAGGTTCCGGGCTCATTCGAACAAAACTCAAGAACCTCATGACCGGTCTTATCAGGGACGTGAACTTTGCAAGCGGTGAAAAGGTTGAAGAAGCCGAGTTGGCATTCAGGAAAGCGGAGTACCTCTACAACGACGGAGAAAACTTTTATTTTATGGACCTCCAGACTTACGAGCAGTACTCCATTCCCGCAGAGGAACTTGAGGAAGAAAAGTACTACCTGATTGAGAACACACCGGTGGACATCATCATGCACGATGAAAAACCGATAGGAATCCAGTTACCCACAACGGTCGTGCTTGAGGTTGTTGAGACAGAACCGAACTTCAAGGGCGACACCGTCTCCGGCGGTGGCAAACCAGCCGTTCTTCAAACGGGGCTGAGGATAACCGTGCCGTTCTTCATCAACGTCGGCGATAAGATCAAAGTGGATACCAGGACCGGTGAGTATATCGAACGCGCTTGA
- a CDS encoding Asp23/Gls24 family envelope stress response protein has protein sequence MGNISISDSVISEITYRTLCQIYGVEPENKEFKKNKKNIQIDRTPEDHVVITIKLEVPYGENIVEFSKNIMKNVAENVSQMTDKVVDAVNVSVVSVYEEKVE, from the coding sequence ATGGGAAACATCTCCATATCGGATTCGGTGATATCGGAAATAACGTACAGGACTTTGTGCCAGATTTATGGGGTCGAGCCGGAAAACAAAGAATTCAAGAAAAACAAGAAGAACATCCAAATTGACCGTACTCCGGAAGACCACGTGGTGATAACAATAAAACTCGAGGTACCCTACGGTGAAAACATCGTTGAGTTTTCGAAGAACATTATGAAAAACGTCGCGGAAAACGTCTCGCAGATGACGGACAAAGTAGTCGATGCTGTCAACGTGTCGGTTGTGAGTGTGTACGAAGAAAAGGTCGAATAA
- the nusB gene encoding transcription antitermination factor NusB — MVPKRRLLREAVMRVLFQYDFNPEGYRDFVEEELKKITDTSLRNDFQRYVQTIFENLSRIDETISKYLINWSFERISHLERSLLRLGTYELIFEPNIPIEVTLDEMIEIAKKYGTEESGKFINGVLDKIAKTEAPSEKFNL; from the coding sequence TTGGTTCCGAAGAGAAGACTTCTAAGGGAAGCGGTAATGCGTGTCTTGTTTCAGTACGATTTTAACCCGGAGGGCTATAGGGATTTCGTTGAGGAAGAGCTGAAGAAAATTACGGATACCAGTCTGAGAAACGATTTCCAGAGGTACGTTCAAACGATCTTCGAAAACTTGAGTCGCATTGACGAGACTATCTCAAAGTACCTCATAAATTGGTCGTTCGAGAGGATATCCCACCTCGAAAGAAGTCTACTCAGACTGGGAACGTACGAATTAATCTTTGAGCCGAACATTCCCATAGAAGTGACTCTGGACGAGATGATTGAAATCGCAAAAAAATACGGCACGGAAGAGAGTGGGAAGTTCATAAACGGGGTGTTGGACAAGATCGCAAAAACTGAAGCTCCGAGTGAAAAATTCAACCTTTAA
- the folP gene encoding dihydropteroate synthase has translation MFDFEVLKSNHTFVMGIINVTPDSFYAQSRVDEKSLLKRVEEMLNAGVELIDIGGESTRPGAESVPLDEEVRRVVPAVSLIRKYFDIPISVDTYKSEVARLALESGADIINDVSALRFDPNMVKVAAHYDCPVILMHMKGEPRTMQLNPEYSDVVWEIKEFLRERIDYARRNGVEKLIIDPGIGFGKKLEHNLQILARIDEFKELGVPILIGASRKSMIGAILGNVPPEERLNGTLAVTAYCVLHGVNIVRVHDVKENVEVVKVIEAIKGAKR, from the coding sequence ATGTTCGATTTCGAGGTACTCAAAAGTAACCATACGTTCGTGATGGGTATAATTAATGTTACTCCGGACTCTTTTTACGCCCAGAGTAGGGTTGACGAGAAGAGTTTGCTAAAAAGAGTAGAGGAGATGTTGAACGCGGGTGTCGAACTCATCGATATCGGTGGTGAGAGCACCAGACCCGGAGCGGAATCGGTACCACTCGATGAAGAGGTGCGACGTGTGGTACCCGCAGTTTCGTTGATAAGGAAATACTTTGATATTCCAATATCGGTCGATACTTATAAATCCGAGGTTGCAAGACTCGCCCTCGAAAGTGGCGCGGACATCATCAACGACGTAAGTGCGTTGAGATTCGATCCGAATATGGTTAAGGTCGCTGCGCACTACGATTGTCCGGTCATACTCATGCATATGAAAGGTGAACCGCGAACGATGCAACTCAATCCTGAATACTCGGATGTTGTGTGGGAAATCAAGGAGTTTTTACGCGAACGAATCGATTACGCAAGGCGGAACGGTGTTGAAAAATTAATAATCGACCCCGGTATCGGATTTGGGAAAAAATTGGAACATAACCTCCAGATACTGGCGAGAATCGATGAATTTAAAGAGCTCGGTGTTCCAATACTGATTGGTGCAAGTAGGAAGTCCATGATAGGTGCTATCCTCGGTAACGTGCCTCCCGAAGAACGTCTCAACGGTACGCTTGCGGTGACGGCTTACTGCGTGCTCCACGGAGTGAATATCGTGCGTGTGCACGATGTCAAAGAGAATGTCGAGGTCGTGAAGGTAATCGAGGCGATAAAGGGTGCGAAAAGATGA
- a CDS encoding pseudouridine synthase: MKMVPERQRLDRFLANAHVGTRNEVKRLIRSGLVRVNSKVVTDPSFKVSKQDTVEVDGKIIEAHRKVYIMLNKPAGYVSTTSERERSVLALVNHPYTGELHIAGRLDKDVEGLLLLTNDGEFTHRIISPKKHVEKEYFIETEEPVQVDEKMRKKLAEGLRLKDGTKLLPARIEQINESTISITIHEGKYHQIKRMCEALGIRWKKIRRVRIGGLTLGDLKLGEWRELSDEDLKKLLE; this comes from the coding sequence ATGAAAATGGTCCCCGAAAGGCAAAGGCTGGACAGGTTCCTTGCAAACGCACACGTTGGAACAAGAAATGAAGTGAAGCGCTTGATTAGATCTGGATTGGTGAGGGTCAATTCCAAAGTTGTCACGGACCCCTCGTTCAAAGTCTCGAAACAGGACACGGTAGAAGTCGATGGCAAGATCATAGAAGCTCACAGGAAAGTGTACATCATGTTGAACAAACCAGCCGGATACGTGTCAACGACCTCCGAGCGCGAGCGTTCCGTACTGGCTTTGGTGAACCATCCCTACACAGGTGAGTTACACATCGCCGGAAGGCTCGACAAGGATGTGGAGGGACTTTTACTGCTCACCAACGACGGTGAATTTACGCACCGCATCATATCTCCGAAGAAACACGTAGAGAAGGAATACTTTATCGAAACTGAAGAACCGGTGCAAGTTGACGAAAAAATGCGCAAGAAACTCGCCGAAGGTTTGAGATTGAAAGACGGTACAAAACTTCTACCGGCGAGGATAGAACAGATAAACGAGTCCACCATCTCGATAACGATTCACGAGGGCAAGTACCACCAGATCAAACGGATGTGTGAAGCGTTGGGAATTCGTTGGAAGAAGATACGGCGTGTTCGAATCGGGGGGCTTACGCTTGGAGATTTGAAGCTCGGTGAGTGGCGTGAGTTGTCGGACGAGGATTTGAAAAAATTATTGGAGTGA
- a CDS encoding DNA polymerase III subunit alpha: MRIFCFSSAFSFDGSIITPEKVFTWAAKNDIDVLLLSDTTLCGIGNFILQSKLFPSLKLIVGIRLPDQPHKTYFALTNNHLEGLVKAYNLGDLSGIKELPSLEFPPAQYLPGEEELWNAFQDILYKLKGQKIPVPDEPTQPRVIDTRTFELPKDLTTLFHTFGGYNFNPNQRLPKAPDGFIETFVSLTHKGTQRERALKEIEVIKKKHFEDYFFTIYKIVELARKHDILLGPGRGSAVGSYLLHLMGVTSVDPLEYGLLFERFLNEGRQDYPDVDVDVEDERRQELIELLRKEFGYVYHISAFSTLPAKFLEGLPEKIVDELRTIPVSRTTHAAGLIISTVPLNAPISPGTNTLEWDMETLEKLGFVKIDVLGLKTLSVFKELKLKTGLEHIPVNDRNVFRYLSTGFTDNVFQLDSKLGKMVVRDVRPTSLSELALAISLNRPGPIKAGITERIRKVKKEKRRLFEINILNETFGFPLYQEQVMLIALQLAGMTPAEADTIRRAISKGDITSFRELYERLERSLTTKFGRVGKELSRMILAFGEYTFNKSHAIAYAHLTYYMAYFKVNHPRLFYTVYLKHDTSVLEDAVYNLQTLGYRILPPTVRLGKVVGKSDEDVFHLPFQIVPGISPVKAEELEQRIFASFEEFVESSGLSISTIEALIKVGAFDNVFESRRRAIQKLRTLRTGLNPEAQRLARLFGKRTEESDTKVEEVWERTLMEHETIGVGLTPPVDCQNSLAPYCLAYSLDLPYAVHIRIKAGFATDGVSVFKLNAPDGAYTLVYPSKLYEGFKRVIYLVEEISPAEVSKLKATGGYEKIIADNGKSTTVLENARPLLNRFETQILD, from the coding sequence GTGAGAATCTTTTGCTTTTCGTCAGCCTTCTCGTTCGACGGTTCGATTATTACTCCTGAAAAGGTTTTTACTTGGGCTGCGAAGAACGATATTGACGTACTCCTGCTTTCCGATACCACACTCTGCGGTATCGGAAATTTTATTCTTCAGTCAAAACTCTTTCCGAGTTTGAAATTGATCGTCGGTATCAGACTGCCGGACCAACCACACAAGACTTACTTTGCCCTCACCAACAATCATCTGGAGGGGCTCGTAAAAGCATACAACCTTGGAGATTTATCAGGAATAAAGGAGTTACCATCCCTCGAGTTCCCACCAGCTCAGTATTTACCTGGCGAGGAAGAGCTTTGGAACGCCTTTCAAGATATCTTGTACAAGTTAAAAGGTCAAAAAATACCCGTGCCAGACGAACCCACCCAGCCGCGGGTAATCGACACGAGGACTTTTGAACTTCCCAAAGACCTGACAACTTTATTCCACACCTTCGGTGGCTATAACTTTAATCCCAATCAACGGCTTCCGAAGGCACCGGATGGTTTTATTGAAACGTTCGTATCACTGACACACAAAGGAACGCAAAGAGAACGTGCGCTCAAAGAAATCGAAGTCATCAAGAAAAAGCATTTTGAGGATTATTTTTTCACCATCTATAAGATCGTTGAGCTGGCAAGGAAACACGACATCTTACTCGGTCCCGGGCGCGGCAGTGCCGTCGGAAGTTACCTGCTGCATCTGATGGGGGTAACCTCAGTCGATCCGCTCGAATACGGACTGCTTTTTGAACGATTCCTTAACGAAGGGCGGCAGGACTACCCCGACGTGGACGTCGACGTCGAGGATGAACGTCGTCAGGAGCTTATCGAACTTCTCAGAAAAGAGTTCGGATACGTCTACCACATCAGTGCGTTCTCGACCCTCCCAGCAAAGTTTCTCGAGGGTTTACCGGAGAAGATCGTCGACGAGCTGAGAACGATACCCGTTTCACGAACCACTCACGCCGCTGGACTCATCATATCTACCGTTCCGCTAAACGCACCCATCTCTCCCGGGACGAATACACTCGAGTGGGATATGGAAACACTCGAGAAGCTGGGATTCGTTAAGATAGACGTATTAGGGTTGAAGACCTTGTCAGTCTTCAAAGAGCTCAAGCTGAAGACCGGTTTGGAGCACATCCCTGTGAACGACCGGAACGTGTTTAGGTACTTATCGACGGGATTCACCGACAACGTCTTTCAGCTCGACAGTAAATTGGGTAAAATGGTCGTTCGCGACGTGAGACCAACCTCACTCAGCGAATTGGCGCTTGCGATTTCTCTCAACCGCCCGGGGCCCATAAAGGCTGGTATCACGGAGCGGATCAGGAAAGTTAAGAAGGAAAAGCGCAGGTTGTTTGAAATAAATATCCTCAACGAAACGTTTGGATTTCCGCTCTATCAGGAGCAGGTAATGCTCATTGCACTGCAACTTGCCGGAATGACGCCTGCCGAAGCGGATACGATTAGGCGTGCGATTTCCAAGGGGGATATTACATCCTTTAGAGAACTTTACGAGCGACTCGAACGTTCACTCACTACCAAGTTCGGGAGAGTGGGAAAGGAACTCTCAAGGATGATACTCGCGTTCGGGGAGTACACGTTCAACAAGTCACACGCAATCGCCTACGCGCACCTTACTTATTACATGGCCTATTTTAAGGTCAACCACCCAAGGTTGTTCTACACAGTATACCTGAAACACGATACCTCGGTCCTCGAAGATGCCGTGTACAATCTACAAACGCTCGGATACAGGATACTTCCACCGACCGTGAGATTGGGGAAAGTAGTTGGAAAGTCCGACGAAGACGTTTTCCACCTACCGTTCCAGATCGTACCTGGCATCTCTCCCGTGAAAGCTGAAGAACTTGAACAAAGAATCTTCGCGTCGTTTGAAGAATTCGTTGAAAGTAGCGGGTTGAGTATTTCAACCATCGAAGCACTGATAAAGGTTGGAGCGTTCGACAACGTATTCGAGAGTCGTCGAAGAGCCATCCAGAAGTTGAGGACGCTACGTACCGGTCTCAATCCCGAGGCGCAACGACTTGCAAGGCTTTTCGGTAAACGTACGGAGGAAAGTGACACGAAGGTTGAAGAAGTGTGGGAACGTACCCTGATGGAACACGAAACTATAGGTGTGGGGCTGACACCTCCGGTGGATTGTCAAAATTCATTGGCACCGTACTGTTTGGCGTACTCTTTGGACTTACCTTACGCGGTACACATCCGCATTAAGGCGGGGTTTGCAACTGACGGTGTCAGTGTTTTCAAGTTGAACGCTCCGGACGGTGCCTACACACTCGTGTATCCTTCAAAACTGTACGAGGGGTTCAAACGGGTTATCTACCTCGTCGAGGAAATTAGTCCGGCTGAGGTGTCCAAACTTAAGGCAACTGGCGGGTACGAGAAGATCATCGCGGATAACGGTAAGTCCACGACGGTTCTGGAAAACGCCAGGCCACTTCTCAACAGGTTCGAAACGCAAATCCTCGACTGA
- a CDS encoding FGGY-family carbohydrate kinase gives MKVLSIDCGTQSLRALIFSDKGEVLARVKIDYDPPYISQGVDNAEQDPEFYWRALCQATRKLRQEASNHFSEIEGLSVTTQRSTVVVLDKFGKPVRNAVLWLDQRLAPGKPNFTFWENVGFSIIGMKDAAHKAWRRSLANYMRNVEPELWNRVDKYLLLSGYLNYKLTGLFVDSTASQVGYIPFDYKHFKWYENPRYYKWRMFGIERHMLPKLVNPTSIVGYVTEEASRETGLPEGLPVIASGADKMCETLAVGCLGPEVASISLGTTATIETTTDKYVEVLPFMPPYPSLVPGKYNPEVGIFRGYWLLSWFKREFAAHEVREAEQLGISAEELLNQRLKSIPPGSEGLIVHPTWTPGLDKAFSRGAIVGFSDKHTRIHVYRALIEGINFGLMEGLELIQRKTKTVVKRIGLSGGGALSEEICQITADMFGVTTYKVQTHDTSALGAAIACFVGLKRFETFEEAVRNMVHVSSEFIPNQEHHHKYEKIYNRIYRKLWRSMNGLYGELRKLETN, from the coding sequence ATGAAAGTCCTGAGTATTGATTGTGGGACGCAGAGTCTTAGGGCCTTAATATTTTCGGACAAGGGTGAGGTACTTGCCAGGGTGAAGATCGACTACGACCCGCCTTACATTTCACAAGGTGTCGACAACGCCGAACAAGACCCGGAATTCTACTGGCGAGCGCTATGCCAGGCAACGAGAAAATTGCGTCAGGAAGCGTCAAATCACTTCTCGGAGATCGAAGGTCTCTCCGTCACTACGCAACGGTCAACGGTTGTGGTACTCGACAAGTTCGGTAAACCTGTGAGAAACGCCGTGCTTTGGCTCGATCAAAGACTTGCACCGGGAAAGCCGAACTTCACATTTTGGGAAAACGTCGGGTTTTCGATTATCGGCATGAAAGACGCAGCTCACAAGGCTTGGCGCAGGAGCTTGGCGAATTACATGCGAAACGTTGAACCGGAGCTGTGGAACAGGGTGGACAAATACCTGCTCCTGTCCGGGTACTTGAATTACAAACTCACCGGGCTCTTCGTAGACTCAACCGCATCACAAGTAGGTTATATTCCCTTCGACTACAAGCATTTCAAGTGGTACGAAAATCCTCGCTATTATAAATGGCGAATGTTTGGGATAGAGCGACATATGTTACCTAAATTGGTGAATCCAACATCTATCGTTGGTTACGTAACGGAAGAAGCATCGAGGGAAACTGGGCTTCCGGAGGGTTTACCCGTAATCGCGTCCGGTGCTGACAAGATGTGCGAAACACTTGCGGTTGGATGCTTAGGACCCGAAGTTGCGAGCATCAGCTTGGGAACGACCGCCACGATAGAGACTACAACGGATAAGTACGTCGAAGTCTTACCGTTCATGCCACCATATCCTTCATTGGTTCCTGGTAAGTACAACCCCGAGGTCGGAATCTTCCGTGGGTACTGGCTTCTGTCTTGGTTCAAACGCGAGTTTGCCGCACACGAAGTACGCGAGGCCGAGCAACTTGGGATTTCCGCGGAAGAATTACTCAACCAGCGTTTGAAGTCCATCCCACCAGGTTCCGAGGGATTGATCGTCCATCCCACTTGGACACCCGGTTTGGACAAAGCGTTTTCCCGAGGCGCGATCGTCGGTTTCTCCGATAAGCACACGCGAATCCACGTTTACAGGGCGCTTATCGAGGGAATAAATTTTGGACTCATGGAAGGGCTCGAGCTCATCCAACGGAAGACGAAAACGGTGGTCAAGAGGATCGGTTTATCCGGCGGAGGGGCGTTGAGCGAGGAGATTTGTCAAATAACAGCGGATATGTTTGGTGTGACGACCTACAAAGTCCAAACACACGACACGTCGGCTCTTGGTGCGGCGATTGCTTGCTTTGTCGGGTTGAAACGCTTTGAAACGTTCGAAGAAGCTGTGCGCAACATGGTACACGTTAGTAGTGAGTTTATTCCAAACCAGGAACACCACCACAAGTACGAGAAAATCTACAATCGAATTTACAGAAAACTCTGGAGATCGATGAACGGTCTGTACGGAGAACTGAGGAAACTGGAGACCAATTAA